A DNA window from Streptomyces sp. 71268 contains the following coding sequences:
- a CDS encoding polysaccharide deacetylase family protein has translation MSTRYAGIAWAGTGYQVEVLDGAGRRVVEPSDWGAAQVARLMAWLTELGEEAPVAVVLESTNGLLDGPMTAAGLDVYRADPWLLPARPSFGSVTARELAERARSAPDALARVTAEGGSLTGRAEEYDDGVRRSEPMRAALVASGRCVEHGRRDAPRVALTFDDGPDPVYTRQVLEILARYDARATFFCVGHHVAALPDEVRRIADAGHEVGNHSWSHPFLPDLTPDQLREQLDRTATEVARVTGQAPTHFRPPYGGLSPEVLATLADHPTTLTLWDVDSRDWSRPGPERITESVLATARPGSVVLMHEGAGDRSQTVRALPSLIEGLLDRGLEPVTLHDLFTPPTQAEVSRPSAAGRA, from the coding sequence ATGAGCACGCGGTACGCGGGGATCGCCTGGGCGGGCACGGGCTACCAGGTGGAGGTCCTGGACGGGGCCGGGCGACGGGTGGTCGAGCCGAGCGACTGGGGAGCCGCCCAGGTCGCGCGGCTCATGGCCTGGCTGACGGAGCTGGGCGAGGAAGCGCCCGTGGCCGTGGTCCTGGAGAGCACCAACGGCCTGCTCGACGGGCCGATGACGGCGGCCGGCCTCGACGTCTACCGCGCCGACCCCTGGCTGCTCCCGGCCCGGCCGTCGTTCGGTTCCGTCACGGCCAGGGAACTGGCGGAGCGGGCCCGCAGCGCACCCGACGCGCTGGCCCGGGTGACCGCGGAGGGCGGCAGCCTGACCGGCCGCGCCGAGGAGTACGACGACGGCGTGCGGCGCAGCGAGCCGATGCGGGCGGCGCTGGTGGCCTCCGGACGCTGCGTCGAGCACGGCCGCCGGGACGCCCCGCGCGTCGCGCTCACCTTCGACGACGGACCCGACCCGGTCTACACCCGCCAGGTCCTGGAGATCCTGGCACGGTACGACGCCCGGGCGACCTTCTTCTGCGTGGGGCACCACGTCGCGGCGCTGCCCGACGAGGTGCGCCGGATCGCCGACGCCGGCCACGAGGTGGGCAACCACTCCTGGTCACACCCCTTCCTCCCGGACCTCACCCCGGACCAACTGCGCGAGCAACTCGACCGGACGGCGACCGAGGTGGCCCGGGTGACCGGCCAGGCCCCGACCCACTTCCGACCCCCGTACGGCGGCCTCAGCCCGGAGGTGCTGGCCACCCTGGCCGACCACCCGACCACCCTCACGCTGTGGGACGTGGACTCCCGCGACTGGTCCAGGCCCGGTCCGGAGCGGATCACCGAGTCCGTCCTGGCGACCGCCCGGCCGGGCTCGGTGGTGCTCATGCACGAGGGCGCCGGCGACCGCAGCCAGACCGTACGGGCCCTTCCCTCGCTCATCGAGGGCCTGCTGGACCGCGGCCTGGAGCCGGTCACCCTGCACGACCTGTTCACGCCACCCACCCAGGCCGAGGTCAGCCGACCGTCGGCGGCCGGCCGCGCCTGA
- a CDS encoding class II aldolase/adducin family protein, giving the protein MSTDEAQPLNPAERRLVLQVAIGARMLSLDGHDDFNQGQISARIPGREEFFIKGALVGFDEATPADVVRCAVDHTLPAPSLAPPELPLHQAIYRARPDVNGIVHSHAPHTLLFGATDLPMRPISHDGAYFRDRIGLFTETSNTVLDIETGEHIAKDLGEHPAVLLRNHGGVIVGKSVRHAAVFAQVLERACRLQLAAEATGVPYAYSTDQDVAAKQDFIYADLSVRSYWDYAVRRVERHWPQAADWGRG; this is encoded by the coding sequence ATGAGTACCGACGAAGCACAGCCGCTGAACCCGGCCGAGCGCCGGCTCGTGCTCCAGGTGGCGATCGGCGCCCGGATGCTGTCCCTCGACGGGCACGACGACTTCAACCAGGGCCAGATCTCGGCCCGGATACCCGGTCGCGAGGAGTTTTTCATCAAGGGCGCGCTGGTCGGCTTCGACGAGGCGACCCCGGCGGACGTGGTCCGCTGCGCGGTGGACCACACCCTGCCCGCGCCGTCGCTCGCGCCGCCGGAGCTGCCGCTGCACCAGGCCATCTACCGGGCCCGCCCCGACGTCAACGGCATCGTGCACAGCCACGCCCCGCACACCCTGCTGTTCGGCGCCACCGACCTGCCGATGCGGCCGATCTCACACGACGGCGCCTACTTCCGCGACCGGATCGGCCTGTTCACCGAGACCAGCAACACCGTCCTGGACATCGAGACCGGCGAGCACATCGCCAAGGACCTCGGGGAGCACCCGGCCGTCCTGCTGCGCAACCACGGCGGCGTCATCGTCGGCAAGAGCGTGCGACACGCCGCCGTCTTCGCCCAGGTCCTGGAGCGGGCCTGCCGGCTCCAGCTCGCGGCCGAGGCCACCGGCGTCCCGTACGCCTACTCCACCGACCAGGACGTGGCGGCCAAGCAGGACTTCATCTACGCCGACCTCTCCGTCCGCTCGTACTGGGACTACGCCGTCCGCCGGGTCGAGAGGCACTGGCCGCAGGCCGCCGACTGGGGACGCGGCTGA
- a CDS encoding class I SAM-dependent methyltransferase produces MPRSFEDLVAEAASVSVDGWDFSWLTGRASEERPSWGYQRLMSRRLATVSAGLDVQTGGGEVLAEAETLPPTMAATESWPPNAAKATRLLHPRGVVLVAVPDEPPLPFADDAFDLVTSRHPTTVYWAEIARVLRPGGTYLAQHVGPASVWELVEYFLGPQPKARRARHPDDESAAARTAGLEVVDVRAERLRMEFFDVGAVVYFLRKVVWTVPGFTVDRYRDRLRALHQRIEADGPFIAHSSRTLIEARKPDRA; encoded by the coding sequence ATGCCGCGTTCCTTTGAGGATCTTGTCGCCGAGGCCGCGTCCGTGTCCGTGGACGGGTGGGACTTCTCCTGGCTAACGGGGCGGGCCAGCGAGGAGCGCCCGTCGTGGGGGTACCAGCGGTTGATGAGCCGGCGGCTGGCGACCGTGTCGGCGGGGTTGGACGTGCAGACCGGCGGCGGTGAGGTGCTGGCCGAGGCGGAGACGTTGCCCCCCACGATGGCGGCCACCGAGTCCTGGCCTCCCAACGCGGCCAAGGCGACCAGGCTGCTGCACCCACGTGGGGTGGTGCTCGTCGCCGTCCCGGACGAGCCGCCGCTGCCGTTCGCCGACGACGCGTTCGACCTGGTGACCAGCCGCCATCCCACCACCGTGTACTGGGCGGAGATCGCCCGGGTGCTACGCCCTGGCGGCACCTACCTCGCCCAGCACGTCGGGCCCGCCAGCGTGTGGGAGCTGGTGGAGTACTTCCTCGGGCCACAGCCGAAGGCGCGCCGCGCGCGTCACCCCGATGACGAGAGCGCCGCGGCGCGGACCGCCGGACTGGAGGTCGTGGACGTGCGCGCGGAGCGGCTGCGGATGGAGTTCTTCGACGTCGGCGCCGTCGTCTACTTCCTCCGCAAGGTGGTGTGGACGGTGCCCGGCTTCACCGTCGACCGCTACCGCGACCGGTTGCGCGCCCTGCACCAGCGGATCGAGGCCGACGGCCCGTTCATCGCCCACTCCTCCCGAACCCTCATCGAAGCCCGCAAGCCCGACCGCGCCTGA
- the argJ gene encoding bifunctional glutamate N-acetyltransferase/amino-acid acetyltransferase ArgJ: MSSPSPRGFRSRTAALGIKDEADDFAVVVSDVPAAVSAVFTRSRFVGPSVTLSRESAATGRARGIVTIARNANVATGAQGMANAREVRALVAEAAGFAPEELLIASTGVIGRQYPMDRVRSGLARLGWPLPEADLEAAARAIMTTDTVAKHVALPCGDATIAAIAKGVGMIEPNMATLLVFFFTDAEVEQPVLDRVFRRVVDRTFNALSIDTDTSTSDSAAIFANGLAGPVAEAEFEAVLNQAALHLVRSIAADGEGAGKLIEVRVTGARDDAQAKRVGKTVVNSPLVKTAVHGADPNWGRVAMAIGKCEDDLDIDPARVAIHFGDVETYPAPVTDETLAAATTHLEGDEVVIAVDLGIASGTFTVYGCDLTDGYIRINADYTT; this comes from the coding sequence ATGTCGTCACCCAGCCCACGGGGTTTTCGTAGTCGTACAGCGGCACTGGGGATCAAGGACGAGGCGGACGACTTCGCCGTCGTCGTCTCCGACGTGCCCGCCGCCGTGTCGGCGGTCTTCACGCGGTCCCGGTTCGTCGGGCCCAGCGTCACGCTCAGCCGTGAGTCGGCGGCGACGGGTCGGGCCCGCGGGATCGTGACCATCGCCCGGAACGCCAACGTCGCCACCGGGGCCCAGGGCATGGCCAACGCGCGCGAGGTGCGCGCCCTGGTGGCCGAGGCGGCCGGGTTCGCGCCCGAGGAACTGCTGATCGCCTCCACGGGGGTCATCGGTCGGCAGTACCCGATGGACAGGGTCAGGTCCGGGCTCGCGCGGCTCGGCTGGCCGCTGCCGGAGGCGGACCTGGAGGCCGCCGCGCGGGCGATCATGACCACCGACACCGTCGCCAAGCACGTGGCGCTCCCGTGCGGCGACGCGACCATCGCCGCCATCGCCAAGGGCGTGGGCATGATCGAGCCGAACATGGCGACACTGTTGGTCTTCTTCTTCACCGACGCCGAGGTGGAACAGCCGGTGTTGGACCGGGTGTTCCGCCGGGTGGTCGACCGGACGTTCAACGCGCTGAGCATCGACACCGACACCTCGACCAGTGACAGCGCGGCGATCTTCGCCAACGGCCTGGCGGGGCCGGTGGCCGAAGCCGAGTTCGAGGCCGTGCTGAACCAGGCGGCCCTGCACCTGGTGCGCTCGATCGCCGCCGACGGCGAGGGCGCCGGCAAGCTGATCGAGGTGCGGGTGACCGGCGCCCGCGACGACGCGCAGGCCAAGCGGGTCGGCAAGACCGTCGTCAACTCGCCCCTGGTGAAGACCGCCGTGCACGGCGCCGATCCCAACTGGGGCCGGGTCGCGATGGCGATCGGCAAGTGCGAGGACGACCTGGACATCGACCCGGCCAGGGTGGCGATCCACTTCGGGGACGTGGAGACCTACCCGGCCCCCGTCACCGACGAGACGCTGGCCGCCGCCACCACCCACCTGGAAGGCGACGAGGTCGTGATCGCCGTCGACCTCGGCATCGCCTCCGGGACCTTCACCGTCTACGGCTGCGACCTCACCGACGGCTACATCAGGATCAACGCCGACTACACCACCTGA
- a CDS encoding 4-hydroxybenzoate 3-monooxygenase, protein MRTTVGIIGGGPAGLLLGRLLDNAGIDNVVLERRDRAYVEQRQRAGILEQQTADTLRAAGAGARMDREGLVHHGIELRFDRGAHRVDFPSLTGGRGVVVYAQTEVVKDLIALRLADGGPLCFDAEVRAVEGVTTDRPVIHYRHGAEDRSLTCDYVVGCDGFHGVARGTIPASVRTTYERDYPYSWLGILAQAAPVYEELIYAHSARGFALASVRSPTVSRLYLQVPNGTDPAAWPDERVWDELDARFAVDDDPGWRLERGPVTAKAVLPMRSHVTEPMRHGRLFLAGDAAHIVPPTGAKGLNLAAADVTVLARALIHQRETGSTDLLDAYSDTCLRRVWRAEHFSYLMTTTLHTDPAHSPFDTRLQLAQLARMVTSPHAAADLADNYTGLPLPR, encoded by the coding sequence ATGCGTACCACCGTCGGCATCATCGGCGGCGGCCCGGCAGGACTGCTGCTGGGGCGGCTGCTAGACAACGCGGGCATCGACAACGTGGTGCTTGAGCGCCGCGACCGCGCGTACGTCGAGCAGCGCCAGCGGGCGGGCATCCTGGAGCAGCAGACCGCGGACACGCTGCGCGCGGCGGGCGCGGGCGCGCGCATGGACCGCGAGGGGCTGGTGCACCACGGCATCGAGCTGCGCTTCGACCGGGGCGCCCACCGCGTCGACTTCCCCTCGCTCACCGGCGGCCGGGGGGTGGTGGTGTACGCGCAGACCGAGGTGGTCAAGGACCTGATCGCGCTGCGGCTCGCCGACGGCGGCCCGCTGTGCTTCGACGCCGAGGTACGCGCCGTCGAGGGCGTCACCACCGACCGGCCGGTCATCCACTACCGGCACGGCGCCGAGGACCGGAGCCTGACCTGCGACTACGTGGTGGGCTGCGACGGCTTCCACGGCGTGGCGCGCGGGACCATACCGGCGAGCGTGCGTACCACCTACGAGCGCGACTACCCGTACTCCTGGCTCGGCATCCTGGCCCAGGCCGCGCCGGTGTACGAGGAGCTGATCTACGCCCACTCGGCGCGCGGCTTCGCCCTGGCGAGCGTGCGCTCCCCCACCGTCAGCAGGCTCTACCTCCAGGTGCCCAACGGCACCGATCCGGCCGCGTGGCCCGACGAGCGCGTCTGGGACGAGTTGGACGCCCGGTTCGCCGTGGACGACGACCCCGGCTGGAGGCTGGAGCGCGGTCCGGTCACCGCCAAGGCGGTGTTGCCGATGCGCAGCCACGTGACGGAGCCCATGCGCCACGGCCGCCTCTTCCTGGCCGGGGACGCGGCGCACATCGTCCCGCCGACGGGCGCCAAGGGCCTCAACCTCGCGGCGGCCGACGTGACCGTCCTGGCCCGGGCGTTGATCCACCAGCGCGAGACCGGCTCCACCGACCTGTTGGACGCCTACTCCGACACGTGCCTGCGTCGGGTGTGGAGGGCCGAGCACTTCTCGTACCTCATGACCACCACGCTGCACACCGACCCGGCCCACTCGCCCTTCGACACCCGTCTGCAACTCGCGCAGTTGGCACGGATGGTCACCTCGCCGCACGCCGCGGCCGACCTCGCGGACAACTACACGGGGCTGCCCCTGCCGCGTTAG
- a CDS encoding MFS transporter — protein sequence MKDRSADHTAAGTSSQTQDRPAEAPQAGEPAIWTRNFQFYFTARSAGLLGWAMLPVAVTAGLLSSDYSLSTAGYAMAFLVGPFAGLVIFGGVLADRFTARRMMIAADLSNLTAHVLLALLFAYGIDHLWHLYTLLVVAGVANAMFQPGASSTVPLVSRDVQGANGVLRISEAFTALGGPALAGVLVGTAATEWVMVISAVAYGTSACCLFALRLGVVPAPPADESFGRNLVVGWQEFRSRNWLWGVIAIWMFFAVLSWGPQLSIAAGVIVPEHGATAFGLLNCAFGAGTVAGGVLAMRYKPDRPLAAGAVAMLAYPLYPLGIVLDWPVWLLAVAQVAVGIGITFWGVMWATSVQTQVPGEVLNRVHAYEVAGSVGMFPVGSALAGPAVGAFGTDEVLLVGVVVALLTAAALLAARPIRTLGRVPGRA from the coding sequence ATGAAAGATCGCTCGGCAGACCACACTGCGGCGGGTACGTCTTCGCAGACCCAGGACCGGCCCGCCGAGGCGCCGCAGGCCGGGGAACCGGCGATCTGGACCCGTAACTTCCAGTTCTACTTCACCGCCCGCAGCGCGGGCCTCCTCGGCTGGGCCATGCTCCCCGTCGCGGTCACGGCCGGACTGCTCAGCTCCGACTACAGCCTGAGCACCGCCGGGTACGCGATGGCCTTCCTGGTGGGCCCCTTCGCCGGCCTGGTCATCTTCGGCGGCGTGCTGGCCGACCGCTTCACCGCGCGCCGCATGATGATCGCCGCCGACCTGTCCAACCTGACCGCCCACGTACTGCTCGCCCTCCTCTTCGCCTACGGCATCGACCACCTGTGGCACCTGTACACGCTGCTGGTGGTGGCCGGCGTCGCCAACGCGATGTTCCAGCCGGGCGCCTCGTCGACCGTCCCGCTGGTCTCCCGCGACGTGCAGGGCGCCAACGGCGTGCTGCGCATCTCCGAGGCGTTCACCGCGCTGGGCGGCCCGGCTCTGGCCGGTGTGCTGGTGGGCACCGCCGCCACTGAGTGGGTGATGGTGATATCCGCCGTCGCCTACGGCACCAGCGCGTGCTGCCTGTTCGCGCTCCGGCTCGGGGTGGTGCCCGCCCCGCCGGCCGACGAGAGCTTCGGCCGCAACCTCGTGGTCGGCTGGCAGGAGTTCCGCTCCCGTAACTGGCTGTGGGGCGTGATCGCGATCTGGATGTTCTTCGCCGTGCTCTCCTGGGGCCCGCAACTGTCCATCGCCGCCGGCGTGATCGTGCCCGAGCACGGCGCCACCGCCTTCGGCCTGCTCAACTGCGCCTTCGGCGCGGGCACCGTGGCCGGCGGCGTGCTGGCGATGCGCTACAAGCCCGACCGGCCGCTGGCCGCCGGCGCCGTGGCGATGCTGGCCTACCCGCTCTACCCGCTCGGCATCGTGCTCGACTGGCCGGTCTGGCTGTTGGCCGTCGCCCAGGTCGCGGTCGGTATCGGCATCACCTTCTGGGGCGTGATGTGGGCCACCAGCGTGCAGACCCAGGTGCCGGGCGAGGTGCTCAACCGGGTGCACGCCTACGAGGTCGCGGGCTCCGTCGGCATGTTCCCGGTCGGCAGCGCGTTGGCCGGCCCGGCCGTGGGGGCGTTCGGCACCGACGAGGTGCTCCTGGTGGGTGTCGTGGTCGCCCTGCTGACCGCGGCGGCCCTCCTGGCGGCGCGCCCGATCCGCACCCTGGGCCGGGTGCCGGGCCGCGCCTGA
- a CDS encoding condensation domain-containing protein — MTTVEERTITLESARAGTGPATWGQRAIWGVVTRLGDDAPRYNLRLDLPLNPPRPAARVLADLTELLRMHDSLHTRLLPDGADGLEQVVDGTGELPVAVRTCQVEQAPEVGAALMEELAGRSFDHAREWPFRVGLVECQDQVHRLVLAASHTAMDLWGEGRMLRDLELISAGETAEALLKARPALQPLEAAAHQASALGRRKDAGARRYWCERLAAGPRRIFRDPAAPELARTEPGRLFPNALLRSPALAVAAERVATELGVSDAAVLLGAASHQLARVSGSSDVLFQVVVSNRFQPAAAESVSTMAQEAVFLLTDADKDFEEAVRRTRSVSFSAFRHAGYDKWALDREVAAMVERGEAGDHSCWWNDTRDPSDGPFDTVERPSAPLRELLDQTELTWPTEFLPRVNVSIAVDALTAPGALELAMTADPAVISREGMERFLRGVEELVVAEAIARGEG; from the coding sequence ATGACCACGGTCGAGGAGCGGACCATCACACTGGAGTCCGCGCGGGCGGGGACGGGCCCGGCCACCTGGGGGCAGCGGGCGATCTGGGGGGTCGTCACCCGACTCGGCGACGACGCCCCCCGCTACAACCTGCGGCTCGACCTCCCCCTCAACCCGCCGCGCCCCGCCGCCCGGGTACTGGCGGACCTGACGGAGCTGCTGCGGATGCACGACAGCCTGCACACCAGGCTGCTGCCCGACGGCGCGGACGGCCTGGAACAGGTCGTGGACGGGACCGGCGAGCTGCCCGTCGCGGTACGGACGTGCCAGGTGGAGCAGGCGCCCGAGGTCGGCGCGGCGCTGATGGAGGAGTTGGCGGGTCGCTCCTTCGACCACGCGCGCGAGTGGCCGTTCCGGGTCGGCCTCGTGGAGTGCCAGGACCAGGTCCACCGGCTCGTACTGGCGGCGTCGCACACCGCGATGGACCTGTGGGGTGAGGGCCGCATGCTGCGCGACCTGGAGTTGATCTCAGCGGGCGAGACCGCCGAGGCCCTGCTCAAGGCCCGCCCCGCGCTCCAGCCCCTGGAAGCCGCGGCACACCAGGCGTCCGCGCTCGGCCGGCGCAAGGACGCCGGAGCCCGGCGCTACTGGTGCGAGCGCCTGGCCGCCGGCCCCCGACGCATCTTCCGCGACCCCGCGGCGCCGGAACTGGCGAGGACCGAGCCGGGCCGGCTGTTCCCCAACGCGCTGCTGCGCTCGCCCGCGCTGGCGGTCGCCGCCGAGCGGGTCGCGACGGAGCTGGGGGTGAGCGACGCCGCCGTGCTGCTGGGAGCGGCCTCCCACCAGTTGGCCAGGGTGTCGGGCAGCAGCGACGTGCTCTTCCAGGTGGTGGTGAGCAACCGCTTCCAGCCGGCCGCCGCCGAGTCGGTCAGCACCATGGCGCAGGAGGCCGTGTTCCTGCTGACCGACGCGGACAAGGACTTCGAGGAGGCGGTACGGCGGACGCGGTCCGTGTCGTTCAGCGCGTTCCGGCACGCCGGGTACGACAAGTGGGCGCTGGACCGGGAGGTGGCGGCAATGGTCGAGCGGGGCGAGGCGGGCGACCACTCGTGCTGGTGGAACGACACCCGGGACCCGAGCGACGGACCGTTCGACACGGTGGAGCGCCCGTCGGCCCCGCTGCGCGAACTGCTCGACCAGACGGAACTGACGTGGCCGACCGAGTTCCTGCCCCGGGTGAACGTCTCGATCGCGGTGGACGCGCTGACCGCCCCCGGCGCCCTGGAACTCGCCATGACCGCCGACCCGGCGGTCATCTCCCGCGAGGGGATGGAACGCTTCCTGCGGGGGGTCGAGGAGCTGGTGGTCGCCGAGGCGATAGCACGGGGTGAGGGATGA
- a CDS encoding GNAT family N-acetyltransferase: MTTYETMPFHLETERLVLRPWEESDAAELRALHSERGTGTHTVEYVRADIAEQLAATATTGIALLPIQRRAEGDFIGYCGLIIGRTTLEEPEIAYELFQRVHGHGYATEAARAVLDAAAATGRKRLWSTVGTWNAPSLRVLEKLGFERDRVTMEKNGKVAWLTRTLP, from the coding sequence ATGACTACGTACGAGACGATGCCGTTCCACCTGGAGACCGAGCGACTGGTACTGCGGCCGTGGGAGGAGTCGGACGCCGCCGAGCTCCGCGCCCTGCACTCCGAACGCGGCACGGGGACACACACGGTTGAGTACGTGCGGGCGGACATCGCCGAGCAACTCGCCGCGACGGCGACCACGGGCATCGCCCTGCTGCCCATCCAACGCCGCGCCGAGGGCGACTTCATCGGCTACTGCGGGCTGATCATCGGCCGCACCACGTTGGAGGAGCCCGAGATCGCGTACGAGCTGTTCCAGCGCGTGCACGGGCACGGCTACGCCACCGAGGCGGCCCGGGCGGTGCTCGACGCGGCGGCGGCGACCGGGCGGAAAAGGCTCTGGTCGACGGTCGGCACGTGGAACGCCCCCTCGCTCCGCGTTCTGGAGAAGCTCGGGTTCGAGCGGGACCGCGTCACCATGGAGAAGAACGGCAAGGTGGCCTGGCTCACCCGCACGTTGCCGTGA
- a CDS encoding 4'-phosphopantetheinyl transferase superfamily protein, with protein sequence MIGDIVPAGVAVADSFGDLPDARLLPEEEAGVRSAIDRRRREYTTVRHLARRAMRDLGIPVVPILSGARREPLWPSGVVGSMTHCAGYRAAALGFDAHHASIGIDAEPHAPLPEGLLTKVAHPDEVPHLARLAAARPEVHWDRLLFSAKEAVYKAWYPLARRWLGFQEARLTFDPASDGFTAELRQTGPVVAGAPLTRMSGRWHVRGGLVVAAVTIGQAPSETEAAARGR encoded by the coding sequence ATGATCGGCGACATCGTGCCGGCGGGGGTGGCCGTGGCGGACTCCTTCGGCGACCTCCCGGACGCCCGACTGCTTCCTGAGGAGGAGGCGGGGGTGCGCAGCGCCATCGACAGGCGGCGTCGCGAGTACACCACCGTTCGCCACCTCGCCCGGCGGGCCATGAGGGACCTGGGGATACCTGTCGTCCCCATCCTGTCCGGCGCTCGGCGTGAACCGCTGTGGCCGTCCGGGGTCGTGGGCAGCATGACGCACTGCGCGGGCTATCGGGCCGCCGCGCTGGGCTTCGACGCCCATCACGCCTCGATCGGCATCGACGCCGAGCCGCACGCTCCCCTCCCCGAAGGGTTGCTCACGAAGGTCGCCCACCCCGACGAGGTGCCACACCTGGCGCGGCTGGCGGCCGCGCGCCCCGAGGTCCACTGGGACCGGCTCCTCTTCAGCGCCAAGGAGGCCGTCTACAAGGCGTGGTATCCGCTGGCGCGGCGGTGGCTCGGTTTCCAGGAGGCGCGGCTCACGTTCGACCCGGCCTCCGACGGCTTCACCGCCGAACTGCGGCAGACCGGCCCCGTGGTCGCGGGGGCTCCGCTCACCCGCATGTCCGGGCGGTGGCACGTACGCGGTGGGCTGGTCGTCGCGGCCGTCACCATCGGCCAGGCGCCCAGCGAAACCGAGGCCGCCGCGCGCGGTCGGTAG
- a CDS encoding acyl-CoA dehydrogenase family protein: MKVQRILPTEEAAELLGLVREIATGELAPRVAQFEADHEFPREVVRTLGKAGLLSLPYPEEYGGGGQPYEVYLQALEEIAYHWFAVAEAVNVHNLACFGTATYGTRAQREELLPGMLGGELLGAYCLSEAEAGSDAASLTTRAVREGDDYRITGTKSWVTHAGHADFYNVFSRTGGPGARGLSCLVVPSGTPGMVVHEPERKLGVWSNPTAQVGFEDVRVPAERLIGREGKGFLIAMGALDCGRLGIAACAVGIAQAAADYAVRYAKERRQFGQRIISFQGVGFLLADMATQIAAARALTLAAARLKDAGLPYSLEAAKAKLFATDMAMKVTTDAVQVLGGAGYVADHPVERWMREAKLLQIVEGTNQIQRLVISQGLD; the protein is encoded by the coding sequence ATGAAGGTCCAGCGCATCCTGCCCACGGAGGAGGCGGCCGAGCTACTCGGCCTGGTCCGCGAGATCGCGACCGGCGAACTCGCCCCCAGGGTCGCCCAGTTCGAGGCGGACCACGAGTTCCCCCGGGAGGTCGTGCGCACCCTGGGCAAGGCCGGGCTGCTGAGCCTGCCCTACCCCGAGGAGTACGGCGGTGGTGGTCAGCCGTACGAGGTCTACCTCCAGGCGCTGGAAGAGATCGCCTACCACTGGTTCGCGGTGGCCGAGGCCGTCAACGTGCACAACCTGGCCTGCTTCGGGACCGCCACCTACGGCACCCGGGCCCAGCGCGAGGAGTTGCTGCCCGGCATGCTGGGCGGCGAACTCCTCGGCGCGTACTGCCTCTCCGAGGCGGAGGCCGGCTCGGACGCGGCCTCGCTCACCACCCGCGCGGTGCGCGAGGGTGACGACTACCGGATCACGGGCACCAAGTCCTGGGTCACCCACGCCGGCCACGCCGACTTCTACAACGTCTTCAGCCGCACCGGCGGGCCCGGCGCCCGTGGGCTGTCCTGTCTGGTGGTCCCCAGCGGCACGCCGGGCATGGTGGTGCACGAGCCGGAGCGCAAGCTGGGTGTCTGGTCCAACCCCACCGCGCAGGTCGGCTTCGAGGACGTCAGGGTGCCGGCCGAGCGGCTGATCGGCCGCGAGGGCAAGGGCTTCCTGATCGCCATGGGCGCCCTCGACTGCGGCCGGCTCGGCATCGCCGCCTGCGCGGTCGGCATCGCCCAGGCCGCCGCCGACTACGCGGTGCGGTACGCGAAGGAACGGCGCCAGTTCGGCCAGCGGATCATCTCCTTCCAGGGCGTCGGCTTCCTGCTTGCCGACATGGCCACCCAGATCGCCGCGGCACGGGCGCTCACCCTGGCAGCCGCCCGGCTCAAGGACGCGGGCCTGCCGTACTCGCTGGAGGCGGCGAAGGCCAAGCTGTTCGCCACCGACATGGCGATGAAGGTGACCACCGACGCGGTGCAGGTGCTCGGCGGCGCCGGCTACGTCGCCGACCACCCGGTCGAGCGCTGGATGCGCGAGGCCAAGCTGTTGCAGATCGTCGAGGGCACCAACCAGATCCAACGCCTGGTCATCTCGCAGGGCCTGGACTAG